CTTGACATGAGACTGCGACCAACCGGTACAGACTCCAGCTAAAAGCAATAGGAAGGCAGAGCTGAAATTACGCATTGCTTAACCTCGCAGCCTTGCAGGTGCAACCTTCTATATAGCATAGCAGGTTTAGGTCCCTTCATGCTCTCTTGTAAGCGGTCACCTTATTCCAGTCGGCCGCCACTTCGAAGAGGGACTCCAGAATTGACAGATATGGGCTGGAAGCAGCGCGTTCGCCGTTAATCGTCTCGATGGCTATCGATGGCAGCGGCATGAATGACCTTGCCAGCAAATGCTCCATGAATCCAAAGTAGTCTGGCAAGTCGAGGGATTCTACGGGTACGCGAATCTCAAGTTCTTTTCCATTTCCCTTGGAGACGATTACGAGACGCGCTCCATGATAGACGATGTGCGTACCCTGAAGCCTACGCGGCAGCGTTTCCTTCAGCGCGGGCAATTCCGATCCGCAGAACGAGGCCGGGTCGGTCGCATTGAGCCAGAAGATGGATTCCTCCGGCATTGGACCAAGGAACGTCTCCAATGCGGCAGATGTGGTGAATTGCAGGCCTGGGATATCTTCAAAGAAGTACCCGGTTACAAGTTCACCAGCCAGTTCCATTCTTCTCAGCGTTTTGAACAAAGCACCCCAGCGCATACAAGGCAACTCTTGTGCGAGCACTTCCCTGAAAAGCACTCCATAGCGCCCCACCAGCACGCGTATACGCTCCTGATTCAATTCCTCTTCGTCGAGCGCATCCATGTCTGCTTGTATCTCGGGTAACACATACCAGTGACCAGGATAAGCACGAGAAGACTTCCACGCGTTGAAACGTCCCCGCATTCCCGCGCTCGTGGGCGCAGCCATGCGTTTCGCCGTTTCAATCGGTTTGAACTTCGTTTCGATGCCTTTGCGTAGTGAACCGAAAGTATCGTTGGATACCCGGCCTCGCCAGACGAATTCCCACAGCGATTGCGTCAACTCGGCAACCGTGATCCCTGTGTAGTCGAGCAGGTTCTCGAAATCGTATTGCCCACGCAGATCCGG
This genomic window from Candidatus Hydrogenedentota bacterium contains:
- a CDS encoding ATP-dependent helicase; the protein is LPARVGHYTSTMLDGITEQSDLMWSGCGPQKILLSFRFNRDLYPNPDADAEPETLWPQIAPRLFPDLRGQYDFENLLDYTGITVAELTQSLWEFVWRGRVSNDTFGSLRKGIETKFKPIETAKRMAAPTSAGMRGRFNAWKSSRAYPGHWYVLPEIQADMDALDEEELNQERIRVLVGRYGVLFREVLAQELPCMRWGALFKTLRRMELAGELVTGYFFEDIPGLQFTTSAALETFLGPMPEESIFWLNATDPASFCGSELPALKETLPRRLQGTHIVYHGARLVIVSKGNGKELEIRVPVESLDLPDYFGFMEHLLARSFMPLPSIAIETINGERAASSPYLSILESLFEVAADWNKVTAYKRA